A section of the Pseudomonas fluorescens genome encodes:
- a CDS encoding cyclic diguanylate phosphodiesterase, with product MPLTLKGPRKRAARYSISLLCGLLPILLGVLILYMQAQRTLEHSTEQTAIEAVRQFDLMLNNTALAAQDLLPLAGKDCDNTAQLALREQVTRRPFVRATTLSWQKTIYCSSLFGSAYVSPVNPDDYVNGRLWLMNGNPVTPNTALLVYRLVDGDQAAFASIDGYHLTNALRLISRYADLVLQVGPNWLGSDGKVHTTAPPVFAVAHHQLGSQRYDYSVEAGMPEGEVWRYMEARYPALFSLLVFFGVLAGVLAHWLQKRSSAPTHELQRALGANEFVPYYQPVVRGDNLQWAGCEVLMRWQHPKEGLVRPDLFIPLAEHSGLIVPMTRALMRQVATQLAPHADRLGENFHVGINITARHCQDLELVQDCREFLAAFKPGQVLLTLELTERELIEPTDVTRQLFQALHELGVMIAIDDFGTGHSSLGYLRNFNVDYLKIDQSFVAMIGADALSRHILDSIIELSGKLDLGIVAEGVETQEQCDYLAAQGVDFLQGYLFGRPVPFDAFIKSLRGA from the coding sequence ATGCCCCTTACCCTCAAAGGCCCGCGCAAACGTGCCGCCCGCTACTCGATCTCCCTGTTGTGCGGCCTGCTGCCGATTCTGCTGGGCGTACTCATTCTGTATATGCAGGCCCAGCGCACCCTGGAACACAGTACCGAGCAGACGGCCATTGAGGCCGTGCGCCAATTCGACCTGATGCTCAATAACACCGCCCTCGCCGCCCAGGACCTGCTGCCACTGGCAGGCAAGGACTGTGACAACACGGCACAACTGGCGCTTCGCGAGCAAGTCACCCGGCGCCCGTTCGTGCGTGCAACCACCTTGTCCTGGCAAAAAACCATTTATTGCAGCTCGTTGTTTGGCAGCGCCTATGTGTCACCGGTCAACCCTGACGACTATGTCAATGGGCGCCTGTGGCTGATGAATGGCAATCCGGTCACGCCCAATACCGCGCTGCTGGTGTATCGGCTGGTGGACGGTGACCAGGCGGCGTTTGCCTCGATTGACGGCTATCACCTGACCAATGCTCTGCGCCTGATCAGTCGTTATGCCGACCTGGTATTGCAGGTCGGGCCCAATTGGCTGGGCAGCGACGGCAAAGTCCACACCACCGCGCCGCCGGTATTTGCCGTGGCCCACCACCAACTCGGTTCCCAGCGTTACGACTACAGTGTGGAAGCCGGGATGCCCGAGGGTGAAGTGTGGCGCTATATGGAAGCGCGCTACCCGGCCCTGTTCAGCCTCTTGGTGTTTTTCGGTGTGCTGGCAGGCGTGCTCGCCCACTGGCTGCAAAAGCGCTCTTCCGCCCCCACCCATGAACTGCAACGGGCACTGGGTGCCAATGAGTTCGTGCCGTACTACCAACCGGTGGTCCGCGGCGACAACCTGCAATGGGCCGGCTGTGAAGTCCTGATGCGCTGGCAGCATCCAAAGGAAGGCCTGGTACGCCCGGACCTGTTTATCCCCCTGGCCGAACACTCCGGGCTGATCGTGCCCATGACCCGCGCGCTGATGCGCCAGGTCGCCACACAACTGGCGCCCCATGCCGATCGCCTGGGCGAGAACTTCCACGTAGGCATCAATATCACCGCCCGGCATTGCCAGGACCTGGAGTTGGTGCAGGACTGCCGGGAATTCCTCGCGGCCTTCAAGCCGGGCCAGGTCCTGTTGACCCTGGAGTTGACCGAACGCGAACTGATCGAGCCCACCGACGTGACCCGCCAGCTGTTCCAGGCCCTGCATGAGTTGGGGGTGATGATCGCCATTGACGACTTCGGCACCGGCCACTCCAGCCTGGGTTACTTGCGCAATTTCAATGTTGACTACTTGAAGATTGATCAAAGCTTTGTGGCGATGATCGGGGCCGATGCTTTATCGCGGCATATACTCGACAGCATCATCGAGTTGTCGGGCAAGCTTGACTTGGGCATCGTCGCCGAAGGCGTGGAAACCCAAGAACAATGCGATTATCTGGCGGCGCAAGGCGTGGACTTCTT
- a CDS encoding LysR family transcriptional regulator, translated as MTLTQLEIFSLVAQLQGFTSAAHRLGISQSAVSHAIKSLEQELGVELFRRQQSRVELSDIGQQLLPRARAMLGLASTLQQEAADARGMKSGTLRIGSFGPTASIRLLPRILEHFYQAHPGIEVHVDEGPDRQVLQWLEERRIDVGFVVLEQERFDTVALFEDQMVALLPEGHALTQQASVKLNELCHDPFVLTEAGSSELVERLFHSARLKPNVRYRCSQLLSTLDTVSRGAGVSVVAQASLPQGHQPPYVQRPLSPKVERHIGLAVLDRRQSSPATLAFIQVAQGVAADF; from the coding sequence ATGACCCTCACGCAACTGGAAATCTTCTCGCTGGTGGCACAACTGCAAGGGTTCACCAGCGCCGCCCATCGCCTGGGCATCAGCCAGTCGGCGGTGTCCCATGCCATCAAGTCTCTGGAACAGGAACTGGGGGTGGAACTGTTCCGTCGCCAGCAGTCACGGGTCGAACTCAGTGATATCGGCCAGCAACTGCTGCCAAGGGCACGGGCGATGCTGGGGCTGGCCAGTACGTTGCAACAGGAAGCAGCCGATGCCCGAGGAATGAAGAGCGGGACGTTGCGTATCGGTTCCTTCGGGCCAACCGCGTCCATCCGCCTGTTGCCCAGGATCCTTGAACACTTCTACCAGGCCCATCCGGGGATCGAAGTGCATGTGGATGAGGGCCCCGACCGCCAGGTGCTGCAGTGGCTGGAAGAGCGGCGCATTGACGTGGGCTTTGTGGTGTTGGAACAGGAGCGCTTCGACACCGTTGCCTTGTTCGAAGACCAGATGGTCGCCCTGCTGCCCGAAGGCCATGCCCTCACCCAGCAGGCCAGCGTGAAACTCAACGAGCTGTGCCACGACCCGTTTGTGCTGACTGAAGCCGGTTCTTCGGAGCTGGTGGAGCGGTTATTCCACAGTGCGCGGCTCAAGCCCAATGTGCGTTACCGCTGCTCGCAACTGCTCAGCACCCTGGACACCGTCAGCCGGGGCGCGGGCGTGAGTGTAGTGGCCCAGGCCTCGTTGCCGCAGGGCCATCAGCCGCCCTACGTGCAGCGACCGTTATCACCCAAGGTGGAGCGGCACATCGGTTTGGCGGTACTGGACCGGCGTCAGTCGTCTCCGGCGACCCTGGCGTTTATCCAGGTGGCGCAGGGCGTAGCTGCTGATTTTTGA
- a CDS encoding DMT family transporter: MLSSTFVCVGDRLTYARLAAVSMIWGGTFVAGRFLAADLDPLLIASLRFVLASLALLLFMAFARTPLACPTPAQMARLLLLGFFGIFFYNLCFFYGLHFINASRASLIVALNPAVIGLASCWLFKERLGRSQVWGITLCLGGAACVIVSRDPLLLQGRADAWIGDLMIFGCVLSWGVYSLGSRALNHSLGPLQTVTWSVLLGTLMLCLTTVVTDRVTVQALDAIHWPHLLGLLYLGVLGSALAYIGYYDGIRRIGATRAGVFIALNPLTAVVCGALLLDERFSLPMFFGAALILLGIYLCNKPLAPAGA, encoded by the coding sequence ATGCTCAGTTCAACCTTTGTGTGTGTTGGCGACCGTCTCACCTACGCCAGGCTGGCGGCGGTGAGCATGATCTGGGGTGGTACTTTTGTTGCCGGCCGATTCCTCGCGGCGGATCTGGATCCGCTGCTGATCGCAAGCCTGCGTTTTGTTCTGGCCAGCCTGGCGTTGTTGCTGTTCATGGCCTTTGCCCGCACCCCCCTGGCGTGTCCTACGCCTGCGCAAATGGCGCGGTTACTGCTACTGGGCTTTTTCGGGATCTTCTTCTACAACCTGTGTTTCTTCTATGGCCTGCATTTTATCAATGCCTCGCGTGCTTCGTTGATTGTGGCCCTCAACCCGGCAGTGATTGGCCTGGCGTCATGCTGGTTGTTCAAGGAGCGGCTGGGGCGCAGCCAAGTGTGGGGCATCACCCTGTGCCTGGGCGGTGCGGCGTGTGTGATTGTCAGCCGCGACCCGTTGCTGTTGCAGGGCAGGGCGGATGCGTGGATAGGCGACCTGATGATTTTCGGCTGTGTGCTGAGTTGGGGCGTGTATTCCCTGGGTTCCCGTGCGCTGAACCACAGCCTTGGTCCCTTGCAGACGGTAACCTGGTCGGTGCTGCTGGGCACCTTGATGTTGTGCCTCACCACCGTGGTGACTGACAGGGTGACGGTGCAGGCGCTGGATGCCATCCATTGGCCGCATCTGCTGGGCCTGCTTTACCTCGGCGTACTGGGCTCGGCCTTGGCCTATATCGGTTACTACGACGGTATCCGGCGGATCGGCGCGACCCGTGCAGGCGTTTTTATCGCCCTCAACCCGCTGACGGCCGTGGTCTGTGGCGCGCTGCTGCTGGACGAACGGTTCAGCCTCCCGATGTTCTTCGGCGCGGCGCTGATCCTGCTGGGCATCTACCTGTGCAATAAACCCCTTGCACCCGCCGGGGCATAG
- the hppD gene encoding 4-hydroxyphenylpyruvate dioxygenase — MADLYENPMGLMGFEFIEFASPTPGTLEPIFEIMGFTKVASHRSKNVHLYRQGGINLILNNEPNSIASYFAAEHGPSVCGMAFRVKDSQQAYTRALELGAQPIHIETGPMELNLPAIKGIGGAPLYLIDRFGEGSSIYDIDFVFIEGVDRNPVGAGLKVIDHLTHNVYRGRMVYWANFYEKLFNFREARYFDIKGEYTGLTSKAMSAPDGMIRIPLNEESSKGAGQIEEFLMQFNGEGIQHVAFLTEDLVKTWDALKKIGMRFMTAPPDTYYEMLEGRLPNHGEPVDQLQARGILLDGSSVAGDKRLLLQIFSETLMGPVFFEFIQRKGDDGFGEGNFKALFESIERDQVRRGVLTAD; from the coding sequence ATGGCAGATCTATACGAAAACCCGATGGGCCTGATGGGCTTTGAGTTCATTGAATTCGCATCGCCGACCCCGGGCACCCTGGAGCCGATCTTCGAGATCATGGGTTTCACCAAGGTTGCGAGCCACCGCTCGAAAAACGTGCACCTGTACCGCCAGGGCGGGATCAACCTGATCCTCAACAACGAACCCAACAGCATCGCCTCGTACTTTGCCGCCGAGCACGGTCCGTCGGTATGTGGCATGGCGTTCCGCGTCAAGGACTCGCAACAGGCCTACACCCGCGCCCTGGAGCTCGGCGCCCAGCCGATCCATATCGAAACCGGCCCGATGGAACTGAACCTGCCGGCCATCAAGGGTATCGGCGGCGCGCCGCTGTACCTGATCGACCGTTTCGGCGAAGGCAGCTCGATCTACGATATCGACTTCGTGTTTATCGAAGGTGTGGATCGCAACCCGGTGGGCGCGGGCCTGAAGGTCATCGACCACCTGACCCACAACGTCTATCGCGGGCGCATGGTCTACTGGGCAAACTTCTACGAGAAGCTGTTCAACTTCCGTGAAGCGCGCTACTTCGACATCAAGGGCGAGTACACCGGCCTGACCTCCAAGGCCATGAGCGCCCCGGACGGCATGATCCGCATCCCGTTGAACGAAGAGTCGTCCAAGGGCGCAGGCCAGATCGAAGAGTTCCTGATGCAGTTCAACGGCGAAGGCATCCAGCACGTCGCCTTCCTCACCGAAGACCTGGTCAAGACCTGGGATGCGTTGAAGAAGATCGGCATGCGTTTCATGACGGCGCCGCCAGACACCTATTACGAAATGCTCGAAGGCCGCCTGCCAAACCATGGCGAACCGGTGGACCAGTTACAGGCACGGGGTATTCTGCTGGACGGCTCGTCTGTAGCCGGCGACAAGCGCCTGCTGTTGCAGATCTTCTCGGAAACCCTGATGGGCCCGGTGTTCTTCGAGTTCATCCAGCGCAAGGGTGATGACGGCTTCGGCGAAGGCAACTTCAAGGCCCTGTTCGAGTCCATCGAGCGTGACCAGGTGCGTCGTGGGGTATTGACCGCCGACTGA
- a CDS encoding dermonecrotic toxin domain-containing protein has product MHITHDQSLHLTTLFPQPLQSTHTTHSLSSGSSADGARRTFQERSNTEFLNGTLSHEGRAMASATLEPDKVSTPGVQVSTFAVDGAQSKDIVLVKRVPTTAEGPNFLLFVPDKDGKSFHEFNTREEMTAWLKEQVYDPEKLEAFASHFSIDAAPGQVDRVKEVMTRFAADDINAVVGSYCYEKGDIFTRLHKDVTVAPVDVNGLTQTRVHQLEPDGKATYIGTREDGQSVLYKYDAYGNLHGASKGNFYFVRNGLNNDAPLVAMTKTEYLSKVINVSLDNVGANDKSGIFHEFLKQLRNPGEGLGTALTQLGVPPDIAHSIEEIVKNPGVGSLHELNRGNRLGDLFGIDQQTTDEHLRQVGIKVQGRIPHYNKVREALNSIADFLETVGPEAPDMTAQVNTR; this is encoded by the coding sequence ATGCATATCACTCATGATCAGTCCCTGCATCTGACAACGCTGTTTCCCCAGCCGCTCCAGTCAACACACACCACCCACTCGCTAAGCAGTGGGTCGTCTGCTGATGGTGCTCGCAGAACATTCCAGGAGCGCTCTAATACAGAATTTTTGAACGGTACGCTGAGTCATGAGGGGCGGGCGATGGCCAGCGCCACGCTGGAGCCTGACAAAGTTAGTACGCCGGGCGTGCAGGTCTCTACCTTTGCGGTGGATGGCGCTCAGTCCAAAGACATTGTTCTGGTCAAGCGTGTCCCCACTACGGCTGAGGGGCCGAATTTCCTGCTGTTTGTACCGGATAAAGACGGGAAGTCATTTCATGAGTTCAATACTCGCGAAGAAATGACCGCCTGGCTCAAGGAGCAGGTCTATGATCCCGAAAAACTGGAGGCTTTTGCGAGCCACTTCTCCATCGATGCGGCACCCGGCCAGGTTGATCGAGTCAAGGAGGTGATGACTCGGTTTGCCGCTGACGATATCAACGCAGTGGTCGGCAGCTATTGCTACGAAAAGGGGGATATTTTCACGCGATTGCACAAAGACGTCACTGTTGCGCCTGTTGACGTCAACGGTTTGACCCAGACGCGCGTGCACCAGCTTGAGCCTGACGGCAAGGCTACCTACATAGGGACCCGGGAAGATGGTCAGAGTGTTCTCTACAAATACGATGCCTATGGAAACTTGCACGGCGCCAGCAAGGGTAATTTCTACTTTGTGAGAAACGGATTGAACAACGACGCCCCACTCGTTGCGATGACGAAGACCGAGTACCTGAGTAAGGTGATCAACGTTTCACTGGACAATGTCGGTGCCAACGACAAAAGCGGAATCTTCCATGAGTTTCTCAAGCAACTGAGAAATCCCGGCGAAGGGCTTGGAACGGCACTGACCCAGTTGGGAGTGCCACCGGACATAGCGCATTCTATCGAAGAGATCGTGAAGAACCCGGGGGTAGGCTCGTTACATGAGCTGAACCGTGGCAATCGTCTTGGTGATCTGTTTGGTATCGATCAGCAGACGACGGATGAGCACCTCAGACAGGTCGGCATTAAAGTGCAAGGTCGTATTCCTCACTACAATAAAGTGCGTGAAGCGTTGAACAGTATTGCTGACTTCCTGGAAACGGTAGGGCCTGAAGCGCCTGACATGACAGCCCAAGTCAATACGCGCTAG
- the rarD gene encoding EamA family transporter RarD — MSKGVVLSVAASVLFAVMYYFTSLLTPLSGLEIFGWRMLLTVPCMTVFMVVSGEWRQVWALLRLLAGKPRLIGGVVLSSVLLGVQLWLFMWAPLNGRSLDVSLGYFLLPLTMVLTGRLVYGEKLSRLQLIAVVFAAIGVLNELYQVGGFSWATLLVIIGYPIYFVLRKRLATDHLGGLWLDMALMLPVALWLVQSGEQGFAVLDAHTGLYGLIPMLGLISASALVCYIIASRLLAFSLFGLLSYVEPVLLLGVALLLGEGINAGEWLTYIPIWIAVMVLVYEGFKHLVRQARSN, encoded by the coding sequence GTGTCTAAAGGCGTTGTTTTATCGGTAGCGGCCTCGGTGTTGTTTGCCGTGATGTATTACTTCACATCACTGCTCACGCCCTTGAGTGGCCTGGAGATTTTCGGCTGGCGCATGTTGCTGACCGTGCCGTGCATGACGGTGTTCATGGTGGTCAGCGGGGAGTGGCGTCAAGTGTGGGCGTTGCTGCGATTGCTCGCGGGCAAGCCACGGCTGATCGGTGGGGTTGTGCTGTCGTCGGTGCTGCTGGGGGTGCAACTGTGGTTGTTCATGTGGGCACCGCTCAATGGCCGCAGCCTGGATGTGTCCCTGGGCTACTTCCTGCTGCCACTGACCATGGTCCTGACCGGGCGTTTGGTGTATGGCGAAAAACTCTCGCGGCTGCAGCTGATTGCGGTGGTGTTTGCCGCGATTGGCGTGCTTAACGAGTTGTACCAGGTGGGCGGTTTCTCCTGGGCGACGCTGTTGGTGATCATCGGCTACCCGATCTATTTCGTGTTGCGCAAACGCCTGGCGACCGACCACCTGGGCGGCCTGTGGCTGGACATGGCGCTGATGCTGCCGGTGGCACTGTGGCTTGTCCAGAGTGGCGAACAGGGCTTCGCCGTGCTGGATGCGCACACAGGGTTGTATGGGTTGATCCCGATGCTCGGGCTGATCAGTGCTTCGGCGCTGGTGTGCTACATCATCGCCAGCCGGCTGTTGGCGTTCAGCCTGTTTGGCTTGCTCAGCTATGTGGAGCCGGTGTTGTTGCTGGGGGTGGCGCTGTTGTTGGGTGAAGGAATCAATGCGGGAGAATGGCTGACCTACATACCGATCTGGATCGCAGTCATGGTACTTGTGTACGAAGGGTTCAAGCATTTGGTACGTCAGGCAAGGTCTAACTGA
- a CDS encoding Lrp/AsnC family transcriptional regulator, which produces MPVSPQPPLDDFDRAILKHLQRDNTTALRVIGEQVNLSTAAVQRRIKRMEQSGAISANTAVVNQDAVGKPITILVEVHAERTHIEDLDVLKRQMSIPEVQQCYYVTGDADFMLVVVVETMKAYETLARTLFYENRNIKWFRSIVVMDRVKVSLDVPLG; this is translated from the coding sequence ATGCCCGTCAGCCCCCAGCCCCCCCTGGATGATTTCGACCGCGCGATTCTCAAGCACCTGCAACGCGACAACACCACCGCGCTACGGGTGATTGGCGAACAGGTCAACTTGTCGACCGCTGCGGTACAGCGGCGTATCAAACGCATGGAACAGAGCGGGGCGATCAGCGCCAATACGGCGGTGGTCAATCAGGATGCGGTGGGCAAACCGATCACGATCCTGGTGGAGGTGCACGCCGAGCGCACCCATATTGAAGACCTCGATGTGCTCAAGAGGCAGATGTCGATTCCCGAGGTGCAGCAGTGCTACTACGTCACCGGCGATGCGGACTTCATGCTGGTGGTCGTGGTGGAAACCATGAAGGCCTACGAAACCCTGGCCCGCACGCTGTTCTACGAGAACCGCAATATCAAATGGTTTCGCAGCATCGTGGTGATGGACCGGGTCAAGGTGAGCCTGGATGTGCCGCTGGGCTGA
- a CDS encoding aldo/keto reductase: MIYRTLGQSGLKVSALTLGTMMFGEQTHTQDSLRIIDKAWDQGINFIDTADVYTGGRSEEIVGEAISRHRADWIVASKVGFGPSDGLPNRSGLSRKRMFNALHASLTRLDTDYLDIYYLHREDHDTPLEVTISAIGDLIRQGKIRYWGLSNYRGWRIADMVRVAERLGVDRPIISQPLYNIVNRQAEVEQITAAAAYGLGVVPYSPLARGVLSGKYAPDITPEAGSRAARQDKRILETEWRVESLRIAQQIQQYTQGRGVGIVEFAIAWVLNNQAVSSAIVGPRTEAQWDAYTGALDVKISAEDEAFIDSLVTPGHASTPGFNDVGHFVSGRIHRP, translated from the coding sequence ATGATTTACCGCACACTGGGCCAGTCCGGGCTCAAGGTCAGCGCACTGACCCTGGGCACCATGATGTTTGGCGAACAGACCCACACGCAAGATTCGCTGCGCATCATCGACAAGGCCTGGGACCAGGGCATCAACTTCATCGACACTGCCGACGTCTATACCGGCGGGCGCTCGGAAGAAATTGTCGGCGAGGCCATCAGCCGCCATCGCGCCGACTGGATCGTCGCCTCCAAGGTCGGCTTTGGCCCGTCGGACGGCCTGCCCAACCGCAGCGGCCTGAGCCGCAAGCGCATGTTCAACGCGCTGCACGCCAGCCTCACCCGACTCGACACCGACTACCTGGACATCTATTACCTGCACCGCGAAGACCACGACACCCCGCTGGAAGTCACGATTTCGGCCATCGGCGACCTGATCCGCCAGGGCAAGATCCGTTACTGGGGGCTGTCCAACTACCGGGGCTGGCGCATCGCCGACATGGTGCGCGTGGCCGAACGACTGGGGGTCGACCGGCCGATCATCAGCCAGCCGCTGTACAACATCGTCAACCGTCAGGCCGAGGTGGAACAGATCACCGCGGCGGCGGCCTATGGCCTGGGCGTGGTGCCCTACAGCCCGCTGGCCCGTGGCGTGCTCAGTGGCAAGTACGCCCCGGACATCACCCCCGAAGCCGGTAGCCGCGCCGCACGCCAGGACAAACGCATCCTGGAAACCGAATGGCGCGTGGAGTCGCTGCGCATCGCCCAACAGATCCAGCAATACACCCAGGGACGCGGCGTGGGGATTGTCGAGTTTGCGATTGCCTGGGTCCTGAACAACCAAGCAGTCAGCTCAGCGATTGTCGGACCCCGTACCGAGGCGCAGTGGGATGCCTATACCGGGGCCCTCGATGTCAAGATCAGTGCCGAGGACGAAGCATTCATTGATTCACTGGTGACGCCGGGGCATGCGTCGACGCCAGGGTTCAATGATGTGGGGCATTTCGTTTCGGGGCGTATCCACCGCCCCTGA
- a CDS encoding acyl-CoA dehydrogenase family protein, which translates to MSFLSVTELLQRAAVLLPQIAEGAAERERTRQLPHEQIRQLAAARLLTLRIPQRYGGSGSSVREVVQFVIDLAAVDSNIAQTLRPSFAFIESLLVQPSEAERQLWFAHYLQGEVFGNAGWEIGGANGQVSARIVPQGEHFRANGSKYYSTGALYADWIGAVALDENGEPVSFVVPRGREGLELVDDFDAMGQRLTASGTTRLNNVLVRREEIRTQVVEEGQRSIITPFLQLFLGAVQAGIARNALNDAVAFARDHARPIKHSSASRSVDDPYVEFSVGEISARAFTAEAVVLRAADTIDTAWAEELSHEAVTRATIDVAQAQYIAAESALKAAELLFDVGGASTTGRSHNLDRHWRNARTVANHNPRHWKAAVVGAYRLKGTEPPTSGLF; encoded by the coding sequence ATGAGCTTTTTATCCGTCACAGAGTTGTTGCAGCGCGCCGCTGTGTTGTTGCCGCAGATCGCCGAGGGCGCCGCCGAGCGCGAGCGCACCCGGCAACTGCCCCATGAGCAGATCCGCCAGTTGGCAGCGGCGCGCCTGTTGACCCTGCGCATTCCCCAGCGCTACGGCGGCAGCGGCTCCAGCGTGCGCGAGGTGGTGCAGTTTGTCATCGACCTGGCGGCGGTGGATTCCAACATTGCCCAGACCCTGCGCCCCAGCTTTGCCTTTATCGAAAGCCTGTTGGTTCAGCCGTCCGAAGCCGAGCGCCAGCTGTGGTTTGCCCACTACCTGCAGGGCGAGGTGTTCGGCAACGCCGGCTGGGAAATCGGCGGCGCCAACGGCCAGGTCAGCGCGCGGATTGTGCCGCAGGGTGAGCATTTTCGCGCCAATGGCAGCAAGTACTACAGCACTGGCGCGCTGTATGCCGACTGGATTGGCGCGGTGGCGTTGGATGAGAACGGGGAGCCGGTATCGTTCGTGGTACCGCGCGGCCGTGAAGGCCTGGAGCTGGTGGATGATTTCGACGCCATGGGCCAGCGCCTGACCGCCAGCGGCACCACCCGCCTGAACAACGTGCTGGTGCGCCGCGAGGAAATCCGCACGCAGGTGGTGGAGGAAGGCCAGCGATCGATCATCACCCCATTTCTGCAACTGTTCCTCGGCGCGGTGCAGGCCGGCATCGCGCGCAATGCCTTGAACGATGCCGTGGCGTTTGCTCGGGACCATGCACGACCGATCAAGCACAGCAGCGCCAGCCGTTCGGTGGACGATCCCTATGTGGAATTTTCCGTGGGTGAGATCTCGGCTCGCGCGTTTACCGCTGAAGCGGTGGTTTTACGCGCCGCCGACACCATCGACACAGCCTGGGCCGAGGAGCTGAGCCATGAGGCCGTGACCCGCGCCACCATTGACGTGGCCCAGGCCCAATACATTGCCGCCGAGTCGGCACTCAAGGCTGCCGAACTGCTGTTTGACGTGGGCGGCGCCTCCACTACCGGGCGCAGCCATAACCTCGACCGGCACTGGCGCAACGCGCGCACCGTGGCCAACCACAACCCGCGGCACTGGAAGGCCGCAGTGGTCGGCGCCTATCGGCTCAAGGGCACCGAGCCACCGACCTCGGGCTTGTTCTAG
- a CDS encoding dipeptide ABC transporter ATP-binding protein, with translation MSTLVDVQDLRVQFGHTPIIKGLSFTLAAGECLALVGESGSGKTVTSRTLSGLNGAGSRVQAERLAFAGIDLRQLDDRAWQTLRGAQIGFVMQDALGSLDPLRPVGKEIAEPLRLHTELDRDERRARVIELLRAVGVPQPELRALQYPHQLSGGLRQRALIASAIAAGPRLLIADEPTTALDATVQAQVLGLLESLRSQAMAMLVVSHDLAVVSRLANRVAVMHHGVIVEQGPVDAILHDPQHPYTQSLLRAGRAVHFQRPARAMPKVASVERFDLPLIEARNLQKTFIGPDGQPHVAVHNASFSLRAGETLGIVGESGSGKTTLTRMLLGLERPDAGDVWLNGRPWSALDNQQRRQLRQRIQVVFQDPQSSFDPRYTVARVLNEALHVAGLPRREWPARTLELLELVRLDASVLNRRPLELSGGQRQRIAIARALAPNPQVLVCDEPVSALDVSVQAQILALLADLKSRLKLACLFISHDLGVINQVSERVLVMKDGEVVESGTVRDVFDHPQHAYTRALLDAIVQIDRPAPVPGHHFITYAIAI, from the coding sequence ATGAGTACGTTGGTGGATGTACAAGACCTGCGGGTGCAGTTTGGCCACACGCCGATTATCAAGGGCCTATCGTTCACCCTGGCCGCCGGCGAATGCCTGGCGCTGGTGGGCGAGTCCGGTTCGGGCAAGACCGTTACTTCCCGTACCCTCAGCGGCCTGAACGGCGCCGGCTCGCGGGTACAGGCCGAGCGCCTGGCGTTTGCCGGCATCGACCTGCGCCAGTTGGACGACCGCGCCTGGCAGACCCTGCGCGGTGCGCAGATCGGCTTTGTGATGCAGGACGCCCTCGGCTCCCTCGACCCGCTGCGCCCGGTGGGCAAGGAAATTGCCGAGCCCTTGCGCCTACACACTGAACTGGACCGCGATGAACGCCGGGCACGGGTCATCGAACTGCTGCGTGCGGTCGGCGTGCCGCAGCCTGAGTTGCGGGCCTTGCAGTATCCCCATCAACTGTCGGGCGGGCTGCGCCAGCGGGCACTGATCGCCTCGGCAATTGCCGCAGGCCCGCGCCTGTTGATTGCCGATGAACCCACCACGGCGCTGGACGCCACGGTGCAGGCCCAAGTCTTGGGGCTGCTGGAGTCCCTGCGTTCCCAAGCCATGGCGATGCTGGTGGTCAGCCATGACCTGGCGGTGGTGTCGCGCCTGGCCAACCGGGTGGCGGTGATGCATCACGGGGTGATTGTCGAACAGGGTCCGGTGGACGCGATCCTGCATGATCCCCAGCACCCCTACACCCAATCGCTGCTGCGGGCCGGGCGCGCTGTGCATTTCCAACGCCCGGCCCGGGCGATGCCGAAGGTGGCGAGTGTCGAGCGCTTCGACCTGCCGCTGATCGAGGCGCGCAACCTGCAAAAAACCTTTATCGGCCCCGACGGCCAGCCCCATGTCGCGGTGCACAACGCCAGTTTCAGCCTGCGGGCCGGGGAAACCCTGGGGATTGTCGGCGAGTCCGGCAGTGGCAAGACCACCCTCACCCGCATGCTGCTGGGCCTGGAACGCCCGGACGCCGGTGACGTGTGGCTTAACGGGCGGCCCTGGAGCGCGCTCGACAATCAACAACGCCGCCAACTGCGCCAGCGCATCCAGGTGGTGTTCCAGGATCCGCAAAGCTCGTTTGACCCGCGCTACACCGTGGCTCGGGTGCTCAACGAGGCCCTGCACGTCGCCGGTCTGCCGCGCCGGGAATGGCCGGCGCGCACCCTGGAGTTGCTGGAGCTGGTGCGCCTGGATGCCAGCGTACTCAACCGACGCCCCCTGGAGCTTTCCGGTGGCCAGCGCCAACGCATCGCCATTGCCCGTGCGCTGGCGCCCAACCCTCAGGTGCTGGTGTGCGACGAGCCGGTGTCAGCCCTGGATGTGTCGGTGCAGGCGCAGATCCTCGCCCTGCTGGCCGACCTCAAGTCACGCCTGAAACTGGCTTGCCTGTTCATTTCCCATGACCTGGGGGTGATCAATCAGGTCAGCGAACGGGTGCTGGTGATGAAGGACGGCGAGGTGGTGGAAAGCGGCACGGTGCGCGACGTATTTGACCACCCACAACATGCCTACACCCGCGCCCTGCTCGATGCCATCGTGCAGATCGACCGGCCCGCCCCGGTACCCGGGCACCACTTCATTACCTATGCCATTGCCATTTAA